The genomic DNA ATTCCAGGGGTATCGACCAGTAGCCGCCGCCGGCAATATTGACCAGGAACAGATAGGCCGTAAAACAGGCGACCGACAGCCCGGCCGAAGACACCAGCACCGCGCCGACCAAAAAGGGCGCGCCCAGGGCGATGCACAGCGAGAAGCCGACGCACACCACGGCCAGCAGTTTGCAGGCGTTCCAGCGGTCGGCAATGACGCCGCCCGGAAACTGCAACAGCGTATAGCCGATCAGGAAGGCCGAGAAGATGACGCCAAAGCTGTCCTCCCCCCAGCCCAGGGCTTCCATCATCACCGGTGCGGCGACCGCGATATTGACCCGGTCGAGGTAGTTGATCATGCTACCGGTGGTCAGCAGTCCCACCAGCTTGTAGCGGACCGGCCACGCCATACGCCCTCCTTTGGCCCGGTGCGGGTGGGCCGGATTGTAGCCCACCGCCGGGCTGCGGGCCAGCCGAGCCGGGGAACCGCCCGCCCCCTTTAGCCGTCCGCCGAAAGCCGCTAGCCTGAGACCATGCTGGGCGAAGTACTGGCGCTGACATCAGCGTTCAATCCTGATCCGCCGGGGCCTGACCTACTCGAGCACCTCAGTGGCAGTGGTCTGGGGGCTGATCGTCAGCCTGCCGCTGCTGGCCGCGGTGTTTGCCCTGCATCCCCGGCCGGTCAGTCAGGCGGTCGCGCCCCAGGCTGCGGTGTGGTTCGTGCTGGTCGGCCTGCTCGGGCCGTGCATCGGGCGGGTGTTCAACTTCATCGGTGTTGCCCGGCTGGGGGCGGCCAGAGCCACCCCCCTGGTCAATAGCGCGCCGCTGTTCACCACGCTGCTGGCGGTAGTGTTTTTACACGAGCAGCTCACACTCAGGATCGTCCTCGGCATGCTCAGCATTGTGGCCGGGGTGGGCTTTCTGACCGGACAGCAACGGCCATGAATCTCAAAGACGTCGTGTATCCACTCCTGGCCGCGGTGTGTTACAGCACCAACCCGATTCTGGCCAAGCTGGGCCTGGGTATCAGCAACGAGCCCATCCTCGGCGCCTGCATCGGCATGGTCGCCAGCGCGCTGGTGTATATCGCGTATTTTTTCGGCAGNNNNNNNNNNNNNNNNNNNNNNNNNNNNNNNNNNNNNNNNNNNNNNNNNNNNNNNNNNNNNNNNNNNNNNNNNNNNNNNNNNNNNNNNNNNNNNNNNNNNNNNNNNNNNNNNNNNNNNNNNNNNNNNNNNNNNNNNNNNNNNNNNNNNNNNNNNNNNNNNNNNNNNNNNNNNNNNNNNNNNNNNNNNNNNNNNNNNNNNNNNNNNNNNNNNNNNNNNNNNNNNNNNNNNNNNNNNNNNNNNNNNNNNNNNNNNNNNNNNNNNNNNNNNNNNNNNNNNNNGGGAAAAAAAGAGGAGGACAGGCCATGGATCTCGAACAGCTCGAACGTCGGCTGCGCGCGGTTGAAGACATTGAGGCGATCAAGAAACTCAAGGCCAAGTACTGCGCGGCGTGTGATGACCAGTATGATGCGGACGCGATTGCGGCGCTGTTTACCGAAGACGCGGTCTGGGACGGCGGCAACTTCGGCGTCCACCGCGGCCGCGAGGCAATTCGTACATTCTTTCAGGGCGCGGCCGAAATTTTTCCTTTTGCCCTGCACCAGGTCATGAACCCGCTGATCGAGGTGGACGGCGATACCGCCACCGGTCAGTGGTACCTCTTCCAGCCGTGCACCCTGGGCGAGCACAACCAGGCGCTGTGGCTGGCCGCCAAGTACGCCGAGGAGTATGTGCGCAGCGGTCAGGAGTGGCAGTTCAAGAGTCTGAAGGTCAACGCCGAGTTCCTAACCCCATTCGAAGAGGGCTGGGCCAAGAAACCCTTTTTCGGCCAATAGCAGTTCTGGGAGAGCAGACCATGCCGTACATCGAGCGGGAGAAGGGCGTCCGGATTCATTACAATCACTACGGCAAGGGCTTTCCCCTTGTCTTTCTACACGGCTTCTCGGCCAACGCCTGGCTGTGGGCCTTTCAGGCCCCGGTCCTGGCCCACCGCTACCACTGTATTGTGATTGAGGCGCGCGGCCACGGGCTGTCATCCAAGCCGCTCAGCGGCTACTCGATCCAGGACATGGCGGCCGACGATGCTGCGGCCCTGGCCGCCCTGGGGGTGGACCGGGCGATTCTGGTCGGCAATTCCATGGGCGGTATGCGGGCCATGCAGATGAGCCTCGATTACCCCCACCTGGTCGCCGGCAATGTCATCATCAGCAGCGCCACCAATCTGAGTCAGTATGCCGACGCGGACGAATTCATTGACAGCCTGCACGACGACTATCAGGCCGCAGCCAATGATGTTGTAGAACGGTGTTTCTCGAAAA from Desulfurellaceae bacterium includes the following:
- a CDS encoding DMT family transporter — protein: MAVVWGLIVSLPLLAAVFALHPRPVSQAVAPQAAVWFVLVGLLGPCIGRVFNFIGVARLGAARATPLVNSAPLFTTLLAVVFLHEQLTLRIVLGMLSIVAGVGFLTGQQRP
- a CDS encoding alpha/beta hydrolase gives rise to the protein MPYIEREKGVRIHYNHYGKGFPLVFLHGFSANAWLWAFQAPVLAHRYHCIVIEARGHGLSSKPLSGYSIQDMAADDAAALAALGVDRAILVGNSMGGMRAMQMSLDYPHLVAGNVIISSATNLSQYADADEFIDSLHDDYQAAANDVVERCFSKKTRRERPEVCEMITNNFLNEAGLPRRVVFSCLEDPNGVWRW
- a CDS encoding MFS transporter, with the protein product MAWPVRYKLVGLLTTGSMINYLDRVNIAVAAPVMMEALGWGEDSFGVIFSAFLIGYTLLQFPGGVIADRWNACKLLAVVCVGFSLCIALGAPFLVGAVLVSSAGLSVACFTAYLFLVNIAGGGYWSIPLEFNPRLVGAISGVMNGSGNFAGIFGPMTAGFLIAQTGSWALPFLVAVSFVILYFLVIPDRIDIELPAADLAVRHTGV
- a CDS encoding nuclear transport factor 2 family protein → MDLEQLERRLRAVEDIEAIKKLKAKYCAACDDQYDADAIAALFTEDAVWDGGNFGVHRGREAIRTFFQGAAEIFPFALHQVMNPLIEVDGDTATGQWYLFQPCTLGEHNQALWLAAKYAEEYVRSGQEWQFKSLKVNAEFLTPFEEGWAKKPFFGQ